The window CAGAGTTACATGGATCATAAGATTATAGAAGGGCTTAAAGGGACAAGCGTACTCCTAAGTTCCGGAGAAATTCCATTGATGATGGTTCCTTCACCGCAGGGAAGAAATTCTATTCCGAATCCCCAGTACGGAAAAACAAAAATCATCAAAGCTGAGCCGAAAGATTCCGGATATCAACTGGTTTTAGACAGCCTTGAAAAAGAAGAATACAAAGCGCTTGGTTCTGTATGGAATCCTTATATGGGAGAACGCTGCGAAGGTAATGCGTCCTGTGTTCCCATCTGCCCTGTTCAGGCCAAATACAATGCTTTAAAGACATTGAAAAAAGCTTTATACAAAATAAACGACAATGATAATCTGAGCCGGAATCCATTCATGCAGGTTCAGGCTCAGAGTGTTGTTTACAGGCTGAGCGTGGATCAGAATGATAAAGACAAAATTTCCAGAGTTCATCTGAGAAGATATACTTCAAGAGAAAAGACGGATTTCGTTGAAGAAAGTATTGATACTTCTGATGCTATAGTGATTCTTGCGGCGAATGCTTTTGAAAATCCAAAAATTTTACTGAATTCTAAATATACCGTAAACAATGTTGTAAAAACGGTTGCCAACAGCAGTGATCAGGTAGGAAGAAACTTAATGGATCATATGGTAATGCTTACATGGGGACTTTTCCCTGAGCCGGTTTATCCATACAGAGGGCCAGGTTCCACCACGAATATCTCGTCTTTCCGGGATGGAAATTTTAGAGGTGAATTTTCTGCGTGGATCTCCCCGCTGGACAACTGGGGATGGGGCTGGCCTGCATTTTCTCCGGGATCTGACGTGGCTGAATTTATCGGGGATGGACTTTTCGGGGCAGAACTGAGAAATGAGCTTACCGACAGGCTTTCAAAACAGGTATTATTCCATTTTGAAATTGAGCAGCTGCCTAATCCTAACAACAGAGTTACAATTAATGATCAGTATCTGGATGTTCTTGGGATTCCGCGGCCCGTTATCCATTATGAACTTACAGAATACGAGATGAAAGCAATGGAACAGGCAAAAAATGCTTCTGACCAGATGTTCAAAAGATTAAATATCAAGGATTTCACGAAATATACAGCAGCAGACAAGAATTCTGTACTGTATAATGGAGAAAGATATTCCTACAACGGAGCCGGCCATATTGTAGGAACCCACAGAATGGGTTCTACAGCAGAAGATTCTGTAACGAACAGCTACTGTAAAGCCTGGGATCACCCGAATTTATACATCGTAGGAGCAGGAAATATGACCACACTGGGAACATCAAACCCTACTTTAACTTTATCAGCATTCACCATCCGTTCGGTAGAATCTATCCTTGCTGATCTTGAAATTCAACTTAAAAAATAACAACATGAGACAAAAACTTATCCATAAAACAGTTCAATCACAAGAAACATTAGTAAAAGGAGCAGGAATGGCAGGCAGAAGCGCTGTCGTGGAAGAATCCGTTTCATTACCTTCTTTATTGTTTGATTCAACGCTCAGCAAAGAAGACTGGACAGAAGGATTAAAACATCACAGCAAAACGTTAACTCATCTTTTACTGAATGATCAGACTGATGATTTCAGTGCTTATCTACAGTCCCAGTTCGGCTCTGGAACTTTTGAATCTAAAAAAGGATTAACCGAAACTGATTATAAACCTGTTTTGAAGGATCTTTTGCAGACGGCTATTCTTATTGAGCATTCCACGATTCCTCCTTACCTTACCGCTTTGTATTCTATTAAAGACGGTACCAATGCTCTGGCTTCACAGATCATCCGAAGTGTTGCGGTAGAAGAAATGCTTCACCTGATCATGGTTTGCAATGTTTTGAATGCCATTGACATTCAGCCCTCTGTCAACAAACAGGAGAACTACCCTACTTACCCGATGAAACTCCCCATGAATGTTGATTTCTACATAGGCCTGGAAACCTTTTCAAGCAACAGTATTGCCACATTTATTGCCATTGAAAGTCCAGGCAAGCCTTTGGTAAAAGCCCCTAAATATAATCCTGAAACCGATCCTTCGGCATTGTATTCCCAAAGAGCCGCTGTACAGGAAAATAACTTCTGGACGCTTGAAAATATGAAGGGTTTTATCATGGAAAACGTGCATACCATCGGAGAATATTATGATGTTTTATTCTTCTATATTGTTATTTTCCAAATCATTGCCTACTACAAAGAGCATGGAAGTCTTCCAAAAACTTTCGAGGAACTCAATACCGGAGGAATTTTCACAGGCGACCAAAAAAAACAGATCCGCCCTGAGCAATATTACGGAAGCGGTGGGAAATTGCATTCTGTAGAAGCTTTGGAAGGGGTAATTGCTGTTTTCCAGGAGATCAAAGGACAGGGAGAAGGAGCAGATGATTCTATTTTCGATGTAGATCCGTCTCAGTTTGAAGAAGGGATGGAACTGGCTCATTATTTCAGATTTAAAGAGGTTTTCCATGAGCATTTTTACCTGGGAGGGAATTATGAGCCTTTCATGGATGAAAACGGAATGATGCCGGTAACAACTCCTCCTAAAGGAAAAGATCTTCCGGTAGACTGGAACGCAGCCTATCCTATGAAGCCTAATCCGAAAATGGAAGACTATGTAAAAAACAAAGAATTATATGCACAGGCCGTTGAATTCAACACAACCTACAGACGGTTATTAGATGCCATACAAAGTGCTGTAGAAGGAAATCAAAGGGAGCTTGAAAAATCTGTTATGTATATGTATGCCCTGAAAGAACAGGCTGTCAATCTGATGAAACAGCCTTTGGATGCCCAAACGAATGCGGGCCCCACTTTCGAATACATCAATTAATAACCATAAAAACGATATATCATGTTAAAAAGAAAAAAAGAAAGTGCCCAGGCAGGAGGTGAACAGTTATTCCGTAGAATGCCAGGCCAAACTGAAGTAAATCTGGCTGAGCTTATGGACGGCTATTCAAAACTTCTTATTGATGATCCGGTAAGACCTTTCAGAGAAGAAAACCTGCAGGCAATTGAGAATAATGTAGATTATGGAATCCTTGCCGCGTTAGACGGGACATGGGTAAGCTATAATGTAAACTACAATAAAGAGATTGGCAAACCTTCATTAGCAAGCGGTGTGCATACTACCATTATGCCATCCCCCGGAACCAATTCCGGAACGATACCCGGTAAATTTGCCTTTGACTGTGAAGAATATATTGAGAAGCTTACCTTCTCCATCGTTCCCGGCGGAGTTCGTAACCGTGGCGGGGCAAGTGAACTTTTCTGCGGCGCTGTGAAATATGAGCAGAGCATTAAAAGTGTTACTCCTGTTCAGGGGCAGAATGCTTTAAAATACACGCCTATTCATGAAGAAAACGGGATGTATCTGTGGCTGAGTGATGTCTACAACCATGCTGCAACCAAAGAGTCTATCAAAAGAGACCGCGGCATCCACGCAGTTTCCACAGAAGATGCCAAAAAATATGGGTACACAGGAGAATACAGGGATGAACCTTTGGTAAGAATAACACCGGACGGACAGGAAAACCCTCAATATATTCTTCAAAGTCAGCTGCAGCCGGGGCAGCCTTATTATGAAATTATTCCGGCGCAGGAAATAAAACCGGGAGCAGGGCTGGACGGACCTTATTTTATCCCGGACTACTCTATCTCGCGAAGCGGGGTGATTCCTCATGGAAGTACCATTACTTTGCTTGGAGATATTATTCCTCAAACTAAAGATAACACAACCTTTTATCTGGTTGAAGGATCCCCAAAATTCCCATATGGTAAAGAAGCATGGGAAACCAATCATCTTTCTATTTCCCGTACCATGGGGAATGCAGGGGTAACACCTGATAATATTATTGATCTTGACAAACCGGCTCCGGAATGGGTTCATGAAACTTTAAATGACGAAAATGA of the Chryseobacterium aureum genome contains:
- a CDS encoding GMC oxidoreductase gives rise to the protein MNQAHHKKDVIIVGTGIAGSLIAKLLSDHVFDTAKGKMIHRADAGKSNDIREISILMYEAGLEAGLELNSVSSMTNYNEYIRTFYKEEAKVPNSPYPNLKQAPSPNVLDMEHIVEPFPDKKGYLVQFGPMPFASDAIRVGGGTTLHWLGTTPRMLPNDFKLTEKYGITIPRPNSDEPSPVNWPIHYEELKPYYEMAEFEIGVSGDVSRQEYPIAENLEEYYGNYVFPMEEIPQSYMDHKIIEGLKGTSVLLSSGEIPLMMVPSPQGRNSIPNPQYGKTKIIKAEPKDSGYQLVLDSLEKEEYKALGSVWNPYMGERCEGNASCVPICPVQAKYNALKTLKKALYKINDNDNLSRNPFMQVQAQSVVYRLSVDQNDKDKISRVHLRRYTSREKTDFVEESIDTSDAIVILAANAFENPKILLNSKYTVNNVVKTVANSSDQVGRNLMDHMVMLTWGLFPEPVYPYRGPGSTTNISSFRDGNFRGEFSAWISPLDNWGWGWPAFSPGSDVAEFIGDGLFGAELRNELTDRLSKQVLFHFEIEQLPNPNNRVTINDQYLDVLGIPRPVIHYELTEYEMKAMEQAKNASDQMFKRLNIKDFTKYTAADKNSVLYNGERYSYNGAGHIVGTHRMGSTAEDSVTNSYCKAWDHPNLYIVGAGNMTTLGTSNPTLTLSAFTIRSVESILADLEIQLKK
- a CDS encoding ferritin-like domain-containing protein, whose translation is MRQKLIHKTVQSQETLVKGAGMAGRSAVVEESVSLPSLLFDSTLSKEDWTEGLKHHSKTLTHLLLNDQTDDFSAYLQSQFGSGTFESKKGLTETDYKPVLKDLLQTAILIEHSTIPPYLTALYSIKDGTNALASQIIRSVAVEEMLHLIMVCNVLNAIDIQPSVNKQENYPTYPMKLPMNVDFYIGLETFSSNSIATFIAIESPGKPLVKAPKYNPETDPSALYSQRAAVQENNFWTLENMKGFIMENVHTIGEYYDVLFFYIVIFQIIAYYKEHGSLPKTFEELNTGGIFTGDQKKQIRPEQYYGSGGKLHSVEALEGVIAVFQEIKGQGEGADDSIFDVDPSQFEEGMELAHYFRFKEVFHEHFYLGGNYEPFMDENGMMPVTTPPKGKDLPVDWNAAYPMKPNPKMEDYVKNKELYAQAVEFNTTYRRLLDAIQSAVEGNQRELEKSVMYMYALKEQAVNLMKQPLDAQTNAGPTFEYIN
- a CDS encoding peroxidase, FMP-type; the encoded protein is MLKRKKESAQAGGEQLFRRMPGQTEVNLAELMDGYSKLLIDDPVRPFREENLQAIENNVDYGILAALDGTWVSYNVNYNKEIGKPSLASGVHTTIMPSPGTNSGTIPGKFAFDCEEYIEKLTFSIVPGGVRNRGGASELFCGAVKYEQSIKSVTPVQGQNALKYTPIHEENGMYLWLSDVYNHAATKESIKRDRGIHAVSTEDAKKYGYTGEYRDEPLVRITPDGQENPQYILQSQLQPGQPYYEIIPAQEIKPGAGLDGPYFIPDYSISRSGVIPHGSTITLLGDIIPQTKDNTTFYLVEGSPKFPYGKEAWETNHLSISRTMGNAGVTPDNIIDLDKPAPEWVHETLNDENDPGSNKIYTQRILADNLYPYSVRPDLRLRDTLRGQEVSNYVHIRMSSKMKTGAQGGILNVPFVNRFVPTVEVDMDMWIETVIEDGKEILQLQYEQIVFFEFDFGNDGGTTSWPHIQVNTLRKIQDIPEDQRKVIEEQFYNTSGSSEAASGCPYHKG